Within the Echinicola sp. 20G genome, the region CCTCAAATCCAAAAGAAGGTTTTTACCCTTAATAAATTAGAGGGTTTGAGCCATAAGGAAATTGCGGGAATGCTTAATATCTCAGTAAGAACTGTAGAGCATCATGTGTATTTAGCTAGCAAACAGTTACGGGCTAGTATTTTGCAACATGCTTCCATGGTCAGTGTTTTTGTGATTTTTATGCTGAATAGCTAAAAAATATTTTCATTACCCTCCCCAAAAAAAAGAATAGTACTACTCATCATTTTTGTGTGTATTTGCTGATAACTGAGCAAGCTTATAAAGCACATAATTTCACTCCATCAAGATTTTATTTGCAAGTTAAAGGTGAACCAATTACACCTGTCACGATTATCGGGATAAAAAGGGAGAATACAGTTTTGTAATAGTTTGATAATCATATTTTAGTTCATCGGTGTTTGGGTAAAATAAAATGTGTTAAAGAAAGCATATAGCTATCAAAAAACTCTCGTCTCCTCGACTTTTCCATTTGATCCATGATTTTTAATACGAGATATAGCTTCGTTTGACAAAGGAAATGTAGTTCTCAGTACTTAAGTATGTTGTTGTAATAAAAAAAGTTAAAAATTCTATAAATATTTTATCGGAATTTATATCTATTATTTTCAATTTTTTAAGATTTAAATTCTTTTATTGTGCGCTTTTTCACTTGTTTTTGATTAATTGTTTTATTTAGATGGAATTCAGTTTTTTAGTGTTAATAAAAAATTAAAGTTTCATTAAGTAGTTCGCCCTTCCCAAGTGTATAACCCTTAGAAGACTACAAGAAACGAAAGTGAATAAAGATAAACTCATAAGATTTTTAAACAATAAAGCTTCAGTAGGAGAAAAGCATGAAGTGAGCCAATGGCTGGAAAAGCCTAAAGCTCAGCAAAAGCTGGACGCCTTAATGGAGAAAACTTGGGAGGAGTCGGAAATCTCCGATAGTAAGGAGGATAAAGAGAGGATTTTAGAGAATATCCATAAAAAGATAAAAAAGGAGAATGAGAGGCCACTGCAAAATAAAGAAAAGAAGCTATGGTGGCCTTCACTGAAGATAGCAGCTTCCGTGTTGCTAGTAGGGCTTATTACTTTTGCAGTATATCGTCAGGTCTATCACTTGGATGTGCCTGAAGTGAAAGAAGAGCTGATAGTCTACACTAAGGAGGCTAAAAGTGGCCAAAAACTTAAATTGAGATTACCTGACCAAACCTTTGTAATTCTAAATGCCAATTCATCATTAAGTTATTCCTCAGAGTTTGGTAAAGAGATTAGAGAAGTAAGCCTTAAGGGAGAAGCTTTTTTTGAAGTGGCATCTGATAAGGAGCACCCTTTCAAAGTAAGGACAGAGAGCTTGGTGACCACAGCTTTAGGAACTGCATTTAATACTTACTCAAGGGATGGTGATGTGAAAGTTGCTTTGACTGAAGGGAAAGTTAAGGTGGAGCAGTTGGGGCCGTCCAATGGAGATAATGAGGTTTTACTTGTCCCTGGTCAAATGGCTAGCTTTACTTCTGAAGAAAATTATATGCTTCAAGTAGAGGCTTTTGAACCTTTAAAAGTAATGGCCTGGAAAGAGGGGAGGATTAGATTTAAGAGCCAAAAGTTGAAAGATGTTGTTGAAAACCTGGAGCAATGGTATTCAATCGATATTGAATTGGGTAAGGGAGTGAAAGCCAGTAGGAAAGTTTCAGGCTTGTTTGACAACGAGAGTTTGGAAAATATACTCAATGGATTGTCTTTTTCCTTAGGTTTTAAATACGAAATACAAGAAAACAAAGTAATCATTAAACCATAATAATTGCCTATGATATAAAAATAAGGACAGTCATCCATCGCCAAATGAAGTGACTGTCCCGAGAGTTTCAAGTGACTAACCTTAAAACATTTAACTAAATTATGAAAAGAAAATTACTAGACCTAATAATAATGGTGTCTAAAAATCTGCTATATGGCATAATTATTCAATGCTTATTTCTTTCGACCTTGATGGCAAAGGAAGGGAATGCACAGATAAAGCCACTTGATAAGGCTTTTGTGAAAGTTGAAAAGAGAGAATGGACCGTTAAGGCACTGTTTGAAGAGATGGAACGCAAAACGGATTATGTTTTTGTTTATCCTGATGACGTTGTTGATAATAAACCCAAGGTGAGTATTGGTAACGAAGAACTTTCTGTAGAGATGGTTCTTACAGAAATTGCCAAGACTACCGGACTAAAATTTAAGCAAGTCAATAACAGCGTCTTTGTTGGAAGACAACGCGATATTATTAAAGCTGTTGAAGCTAATATCGTGGCAGTAGAAGTAAGCGGTGTTATTACTGATAAAGATGGCAACCCACTTCCGGGAGTAGCTATTGTAGAAAAAGGTACTACTAATGGTACTGTGACAGATTTGGATGGACAATACTCCATTAATGTTCAAGAAGGTGGTGAACTTGTCTTTTCCTTTGTTGGATTTAAGACGCAGACAGTTCAAGTGGGAAGTAATAGTCAAATAAACTTAGTACTTGAAGAAGATTTAGGAGATCTAGACGAAGTGGTTGTGGTAGGTTATGGTACCCAAAAGAAGAGTACCCTTACCGGTTCCGTGACGGATTTAAAGGCAGATAAGCTTGCCAAAAACCCAACTACTAACGTAAAAGGACTTTTAGTAGGACAAGTTCCTGGTTTGGTAACTAATCAAAACCCAGGACTCCCTGGAGCTGATAATGTTAATATTAGTATTAGAGGATTCGGAGCTCCTTTAGTCATTGTGGATGGAGTGGAGTCTTATTTGGATCGTCTAGACCCTAATGATATTGAAAGCATTTCTGTTCTGAAAGACGCTTCTGCTGCTATTTATGGTGCTCGTGCAGGGAATGGAGTTATTTTGGTAACTACTAAAAGAGGAACTTCAGGTAAGCCTAAGATAACTTATCATGGTTATTTTGCTACCCAGAAAAGATTGACTTTCCCTGAGCAGGTAGATGCAGGTAATTTTATCAAATTAGGCAGGGACGCTATTTTTAATACCCAGTATGATCCTGCAAATCCAGATGCAGATATTTCTTATGGAACTTTGTTTACTGAAGAGAATCTAGAAAAATATACTGCACCTGGCGCCCCAAGTTATGATTGGGCAAATGCTACCGTTAAAAAAGGAGGCTCTCCTTTACAGAATCACAATTTAAGCCTTAGGGGTGGAAGTGAGGATGTGAGGTATTACATCAGTTTGGGTATGCAAGACCAGTCTGGGATCTTCAATGGAGATTATGACTACAGTAAATTTTCCATTACTAGTAATACAGATATCAAACTTTCAGAAGGATTAGACCTTAAGCTGAATGTAAGCCATATCAATGAACAACAGGATTATGCTGCATCTTCTATCGGGGATATTTGGAATGATTTGAGGACCGCACAACCTATATATCCTACTTCTTTGCCTGATCCTACTAAGAATCCATACTCTGGATTTAATGCTCGTTCACCAATAACAAGAATTCAGAAAGATGTTGTAGGTTATGAGAATACCAATAAAAAGACAACAGCTGGTGCCCTTGAATTAAGCTATAATTTGCCTTTCTTCAAAGATTTGACATTAGGGGCTAGAACGAACTTTAGATTTAGAACTGCAGTATCAGAAACATTGACCAAATTCTATCAGGTTTATTCCTACAACCCAGATGATATCACTGATACTTATGATGGGTATCAAGTTGAGGGGTCTGCAGGGATCAATAGATATATTAAAAGTATATACGGACCTAGTGATCCAAGAAGTAGGTTTCTTTATAGAGGATACGCAAGATATAATAAAGACATAGATAAGCATAATGTCTCATTTTTGGCCTTTGGAGAAAGAGAAGACAATGTTTACAATAGTCTGACTGTGAACAGAAGGGATTTGCTCTCTCCTGATATTCCTGAAGTAAGCGGTGCTAATGAGTTGACCACTACTTCTGGTACTGGACGTGATGTAGAGTATACTCGTGTTAGTTTTGCAGGGCGATTGAATTATTCCTTCGATGAAAAATATCTTTTTGAAGCTACCTTAAGGGCAGATGCTAGTTCTAAATTTGGTCCTAAAGTAAGATGGGGTTATTTCCCTTCTGTTTCTGCAGGTTGGAACATCGCAAGGGAAGACTTTATGAAAAATGCAGAGATGTTTGATCAATTGAAGTTAAGACTTTCATTTAGTCAGACTGGAGTTGATAGTAATTTAGGAAACACTTCTTTTGAATATTTATCTGGCTTTGAGGAAAGAACAGGGAATATTTATCTTC harbors:
- a CDS encoding FecR family protein, with translation MNKDKLIRFLNNKASVGEKHEVSQWLEKPKAQQKLDALMEKTWEESEISDSKEDKERILENIHKKIKKENERPLQNKEKKLWWPSLKIAASVLLVGLITFAVYRQVYHLDVPEVKEELIVYTKEAKSGQKLKLRLPDQTFVILNANSSLSYSSEFGKEIREVSLKGEAFFEVASDKEHPFKVRTESLVTTALGTAFNTYSRDGDVKVALTEGKVKVEQLGPSNGDNEVLLVPGQMASFTSEENYMLQVEAFEPLKVMAWKEGRIRFKSQKLKDVVENLEQWYSIDIELGKGVKASRKVSGLFDNESLENILNGLSFSLGFKYEIQENKVIIKP
- a CDS encoding TonB-dependent receptor, producing the protein MKRKLLDLIIMVSKNLLYGIIIQCLFLSTLMAKEGNAQIKPLDKAFVKVEKREWTVKALFEEMERKTDYVFVYPDDVVDNKPKVSIGNEELSVEMVLTEIAKTTGLKFKQVNNSVFVGRQRDIIKAVEANIVAVEVSGVITDKDGNPLPGVAIVEKGTTNGTVTDLDGQYSINVQEGGELVFSFVGFKTQTVQVGSNSQINLVLEEDLGDLDEVVVVGYGTQKKSTLTGSVTDLKADKLAKNPTTNVKGLLVGQVPGLVTNQNPGLPGADNVNISIRGFGAPLVIVDGVESYLDRLDPNDIESISVLKDASAAIYGARAGNGVILVTTKRGTSGKPKITYHGYFATQKRLTFPEQVDAGNFIKLGRDAIFNTQYDPANPDADISYGTLFTEENLEKYTAPGAPSYDWANATVKKGGSPLQNHNLSLRGGSEDVRYYISLGMQDQSGIFNGDYDYSKFSITSNTDIKLSEGLDLKLNVSHINEQQDYAASSIGDIWNDLRTAQPIYPTSLPDPTKNPYSGFNARSPITRIQKDVVGYENTNKKTTAGALELSYNLPFFKDLTLGARTNFRFRTAVSETLTKFYQVYSYNPDDITDTYDGYQVEGSAGINRYIKSIYGPSDPRSRFLYRGYARYNKDIDKHNVSFLAFGEREDNVYNSLTVNRRDLLSPDIPEVSGANELTTTSGTGRDVEYTRVSFAGRLNYSFDEKYLFEATLRADASSKFGPKVRWGYFPSVSAGWNIAREDFMKNAEMFDQLKLRLSFSQTGVDSNLGNTSFEYLSGFEERTGNIYLLDGQQVPQIQASGLPNELVTWEETTLYNAGLDYTLFGGRVFGSIDGFYRYRDGLLRQPLESLPGTFGAALPQVNLDARSNRGLDASLGVKGSVGDFQYNVVAGVGYTREKYEKYQEDIDETDPVQVKFNKRTGRWVNVAFGYKSDGLFNSQAEVDEYLDTYTFEDINGTPKPGDIKYVDITGDGVINREDRYEIGYGNNPQLTYSLSPSLTYKNFNLSMLWQGGSQFNVFIVGAYRSPFNNEQVPLTIHQEYSWTQDPANPGVGSNPNAQLPAFNRDGSRTWNDLQSDFWMKDGTYIRLKTATLSYNVSNQILSRVGLDRVTVYVSGDNIVSFNKLGIFKGSLDPEESSQPNAFNLPLLRTMSFGVQVAL